From the genome of Gloeocapsa sp. DLM2.Bin57, one region includes:
- a CDS encoding GFA family protein, whose translation MSEYQIYQGGCHCGAIRFEIRINQYVGYDCNCSICRKKGFLHLIIPPEQFKLISGEDDLTIYSFNTEVAQHKFCRICGIHAFYTPRSHPDQIDVNIRCLDGDSLSLFTIESFDGANWEKNVDKIQ comes from the coding sequence ATGAGTGAATATCAAATTTATCAAGGTGGTTGTCATTGTGGAGCGATTAGATTTGAAATTAGGATCAATCAATACGTAGGTTACGATTGCAATTGCTCTATCTGTCGTAAAAAGGGTTTTTTGCATCTAATTATACCCCCGGAACAATTTAAACTAATTAGTGGTGAAGATGATTTAACTATCTATAGTTTTAATACGGAAGTTGCTCAACACAAATTTTGTCGAATTTGCGGTATCCATGCTTTTTACACTCCTCGTTCTCACCCTGATCAGATTGATGTTAATATTCGTTGTTTAGATGGTGATAGTCTCTCTTTATTTACCATAGAGTCTTTTGATGGGGCTAATTGGGAAAAAAATGTCGATAAGATTCAATGA
- a CDS encoding RrF2 family transcriptional regulator, producing MKLTTRGHYSLKALLDLSLQLNYGPSSVKAIAQRQDLPAPYLEKLLISLRQAGIVRSIRGVQGGYQLAHQPSQISLGQILEAVGENLEYLNKYEVDTDCVEDWVTFTVWKQLQSKLKQVLSNITLADLYYDARSWQAAQGQESNFII from the coding sequence ATGAAGCTAACAACAAGAGGTCATTATAGTCTAAAAGCATTGCTAGATCTGAGTTTACAATTAAACTATGGTCCTAGTTCTGTCAAAGCGATCGCGCAAAGACAAGATTTACCTGCTCCTTATTTAGAAAAATTGTTAATTTCTTTACGACAAGCGGGTATAGTTCGTTCGATTAGGGGTGTTCAAGGAGGTTATCAATTAGCGCATCAACCTAGTCAAATTTCTTTAGGACAGATTTTAGAAGCGGTGGGAGAAAATTTAGAGTATCTTAATAAATATGAGGTTGATACAGATTGTGTCGAAGATTGGGTTACTTTTACTGTCTGGAAACAATTGCAGTCAAAACTTAAACAGGTTTTGTCTAATATTACCTTAGCTGATTTATATTATGATGCTCGCAGTTGGCAAGCAGCACAAGGACAGGAATCTAATTTTATCATCTAA
- a CDS encoding sodium:proton antiporter has product MEGSFQLTLQIVIAVLTGISAQVLAEYLKVPSIVFLLLLGIFLGRDALNLLHPSELGIGLEVLVALSVAIILFEGGLSLDLRDLGRVSGSLRNLVTIGTLITFIGGGMAAHWLGEFPWSIAFLFASLVVVTGPTVVGPLLKQVSVDRKVATLLEGEGVLIDPVGAILAVVVLDTIINSTAVPLEIMTGLILRLGIGAAIGGACGWLMALILKRSNFISEDLKNLLVLAGVWGTFCLAQSIRGESGLMATVIAGIVLKASSLPEERLIKRFKSQLTVLCVSVLFILLAADLSIASVFALGWGSVLTVMTLMFIVRPISVVVCTWNSDLNWREKMFVAWVAPRGIVSASVASLFAILLTSSGISGGEAIKALVFLTILMTVFIQGLTARWLAQGLGITSSKATGAVIIGCNPLGRLLGRLFQEQGESVVLIDTNPEYCDQARAENLPVYQSSALKPEVLEEAGIQSMGTFLAATKNGEVNFLLARHAIEEFNPPRVLAIFANQSEIPSHSKVNPAFIAEVPLKTWTKYLDEGQVKLVKTILTDSGLSFQQSHLEALIRTQELLPLLIKREKTLQVVKAETQWLPGDEIIYLLHDPRPKLLKRLSGGYQSSRLALEKLPEVEEVSIAIPGRE; this is encoded by the coding sequence ATGGAAGGATCATTTCAACTCACCCTACAAATCGTTATTGCAGTCCTTACAGGTATTAGTGCTCAAGTTTTAGCTGAATATCTTAAAGTTCCTAGTATCGTTTTTTTATTGCTACTAGGTATTTTCTTAGGTAGAGATGCTCTCAATCTCTTACATCCTTCTGAATTAGGTATCGGCTTAGAAGTACTAGTAGCACTTTCCGTAGCTATCATCCTCTTTGAAGGAGGACTCAGTTTAGATTTACGGGATTTAGGGAGAGTCTCAGGTAGTTTACGGAACTTAGTTACTATCGGTACTTTAATCACCTTTATTGGTGGTGGAATGGCGGCTCACTGGTTAGGAGAATTTCCTTGGTCGATCGCTTTTCTCTTTGCTTCCTTGGTAGTAGTTACAGGACCTACAGTAGTAGGACCACTGTTAAAACAGGTATCAGTAGATCGCAAAGTAGCCACACTTTTAGAAGGAGAAGGAGTATTAATTGATCCAGTTGGAGCAATTCTCGCCGTGGTAGTACTAGACACTATAATTAATAGTACCGCAGTTCCCCTGGAAATCATGACGGGTTTGATTCTACGTCTTGGTATTGGTGCAGCTATTGGGGGTGCTTGTGGTTGGTTAATGGCGTTGATTCTCAAACGATCTAATTTTATCTCAGAAGATTTAAAAAACTTATTAGTTTTAGCGGGAGTATGGGGGACATTTTGTCTAGCTCAAAGCATTCGCGGTGAATCAGGATTAATGGCTACAGTAATAGCAGGAATTGTCCTCAAAGCTTCCTCACTTCCCGAAGAAAGACTGATTAAACGCTTCAAAAGTCAATTGACGGTTTTATGTGTATCGGTATTATTTATTCTCTTAGCTGCTGATTTATCCATCGCTAGTGTTTTTGCTCTCGGTTGGGGTAGCGTCTTGACAGTGATGACTTTGATGTTTATAGTTAGACCAATCAGTGTCGTTGTGTGTACCTGGAATAGCGATTTAAATTGGCGAGAAAAAATGTTTGTCGCTTGGGTTGCTCCTCGGGGAATTGTTTCAGCTTCGGTAGCTTCTCTATTTGCTATTTTATTAACTAGTAGTGGTATCAGTGGTGGAGAAGCGATTAAAGCTTTAGTCTTTCTGACTATTTTAATGACAGTATTTATCCAAGGGTTAACAGCGCGTTGGTTAGCTCAGGGATTGGGTATCACTTCCTCAAAAGCTACAGGTGCAGTAATTATTGGTTGTAATCCTTTAGGTCGTTTATTAGGGCGTTTATTCCAAGAGCAAGGAGAATCAGTAGTCTTAATTGATACTAACCCTGAATACTGCGATCAAGCTAGGGCTGAAAATCTACCTGTATATCAAAGCAGCGCCCTTAAACCCGAAGTTTTAGAAGAAGCGGGAATACAATCCATGGGGACTTTTTTAGCTGCAACCAAAAATGGTGAGGTGAATTTTTTATTAGCTCGTCACGCGATCGAAGAGTTTAACCCTCCTAGAGTCTTAGCTATTTTTGCTAATCAATCAGAGATTCCCTCTCATAGTAAGGTAAATCCCGCTTTTATTGCTGAAGTACCTCTCAAAACCTGGACTAAATATCTCGATGAAGGACAAGTAAAATTAGTCAAAACCATTCTGACTGATTCGGGTTTATCTTTTCAACAGTCACATCTAGAAGCTTTAATTAGGACTCAAGAACTTTTACCGCTGTTGATTAAACGTGAGAAAACTTTACAAGTGGTAAAAGCCGAAACCCAATGGCTACCAGGTGATGAAATTATCTATCTTTTACACGATCCTCGACCAAAGTTACTCAAACGTCTCTCAGGAGGTTATCAGTCTTCTCGTTTAGCTTTAGAAAAGTTACCCGAGGTTGAAGAGGTTTCTATAGCTATCCCGGGTAGGGAATAA
- a CDS encoding AbrB family transcriptional regulator: MTKKNQPTPLTGVELLDKVKELGNLSKEEKARECGYYTLTKNNVERVNMMKFLNALIDAEGIELDSTSEGKGRGGRSANYRISVQSNGNLLIGSAYTKKMGLQPGDEFEISLGRKHIHLKQIDLEDEDYPVDEAS, from the coding sequence ATGACTAAAAAGAACCAACCAACCCCTTTAACAGGAGTGGAGTTACTCGACAAGGTAAAAGAACTAGGAAATCTGAGCAAAGAAGAAAAAGCTAGAGAGTGTGGTTACTATACCCTCACTAAAAATAACGTCGAAAGAGTTAACATGATGAAGTTTCTCAATGCTTTAATTGATGCAGAAGGTATTGAGTTAGATAGCACTTCAGAAGGGAAAGGACGTGGCGGTAGATCAGCTAATTATCGGATTAGTGTACAGTCTAACGGAAATCTCCTCATTGGCTCAGCTTATACCAAAAAAATGGGCTTACAACCAGGAGATGAATTTGAGATTAGTTTGGGAAGAAAACATATTCATCTCAAGCAAATTGATTTAGAGGATGAAGATTACCCAGTAGATGAAGCTTCCTAA
- a CDS encoding glycosyltransferase family 39 protein, protein MNRQTFASYPSRKLLREEFWLDFLCFSGLFLAAALLFLVNLDSLPLRDWDEGIIAQVAKEIYQAPPDSHRWIFPTLWGEFYFNKPPLLHNLIALFYSLGGVNESMSRLPGALLTAISVPLLYALGREIFPYRRPAIFSALVYLTLLPVVRHGRLAMLDGTILFLEILLFWTVLRSRRDLRWTLGVGFSLGLIFLTKGMLAVLLGAIAFLFLLWDTPRILSSFYLWIGLFLGSLPALAWYTAQFYFYGTVFAEHNLQSQFLERIYTEKEGNTGPIWYYFWEIVKYSLPYFVFFLAGLRLSWQNRNWSWAKFILVWSFCYFVIVSLMVTKLPWYILPIYPALALAAGVKLDQLYNLPEFSNYSRLWKILFSFIAFVASFGAIYFAFFSNNPEEQFLAIICLAIALTMGTVAILLIKRQRQFIAVLFWGMYISLLLFVNSFLWNWELNEAYQVKPVAEMIREAQVSESASIYTSFPYERPSLNFYSNHRIIPIEMEALPYLWSNAESIYLLIDSETKEQLSLTDAKLIAQVDDWLLIRKNN, encoded by the coding sequence ATGAATCGTCAAACTTTTGCTTCCTATCCTTCTCGTAAATTGTTGCGAGAGGAGTTTTGGTTAGATTTTCTGTGTTTCTCTGGCTTGTTTCTAGCTGCTGCGTTGTTATTTTTAGTCAATCTGGATTCGTTACCCCTGCGGGATTGGGATGAAGGTATTATCGCACAAGTAGCTAAGGAAATTTATCAAGCCCCTCCTGATTCTCATCGTTGGATTTTTCCGACTTTATGGGGGGAGTTTTATTTTAATAAACCTCCTTTGTTACATAATCTGATTGCTCTTTTCTATTCTCTGGGGGGAGTGAATGAGTCGATGAGTCGTTTACCTGGTGCTTTGTTAACGGCTATTTCTGTACCTTTATTGTATGCTTTAGGTAGAGAGATTTTCCCTTATCGTCGCCCTGCTATTTTTTCGGCTTTGGTTTATTTAACTTTACTTCCTGTGGTGCGTCATGGACGTTTAGCCATGCTGGATGGGACGATTCTTTTTTTGGAAATTTTACTATTTTGGACGGTTTTACGCTCTCGTCGCGATTTACGCTGGACTTTGGGGGTTGGTTTCTCTTTGGGGTTGATTTTTTTAACCAAGGGGATGTTAGCTGTACTTTTGGGGGCGATCGCTTTCCTCTTTTTACTTTGGGATACTCCACGGATTTTATCTTCTTTTTATCTGTGGATTGGTCTATTTTTGGGGAGTTTACCTGCTTTAGCTTGGTACACTGCACAATTTTATTTTTATGGGACTGTTTTTGCTGAACATAATTTACAGTCACAATTTTTGGAGCGGATTTATACTGAGAAGGAGGGCAATACTGGTCCAATTTGGTATTATTTTTGGGAAATAGTTAAATATTCTTTGCCTTATTTTGTCTTCTTTTTAGCGGGATTGCGTTTGAGTTGGCAAAATCGTAATTGGAGTTGGGCTAAGTTTATTCTGGTGTGGAGTTTTTGCTATTTTGTGATAGTTTCTTTGATGGTTACTAAACTCCCTTGGTATATTTTACCAATTTATCCTGCTTTGGCTTTGGCTGCTGGAGTAAAATTAGACCAACTTTACAATTTACCTGAGTTTTCTAATTATTCTCGGCTTTGGAAAATTCTATTTAGTTTTATTGCTTTTGTAGCTAGTTTTGGGGCTATTTACTTTGCTTTTTTCAGCAACAATCCCGAAGAACAGTTTTTAGCTATTATTTGTTTAGCGATCGCTCTGACTATGGGTACTGTTGCTATTTTACTCATTAAGAGACAACGACAATTTATTGCTGTTTTGTTTTGGGGAATGTATATATCTTTGTTGTTGTTTGTTAATTCTTTTTTATGGAATTGGGAACTGAATGAAGCTTATCAAGTTAAACCCGTTGCAGAGATGATTAGAGAAGCCCAAGTTTCGGAATCTGCATCTATTTATACTTCTTTTCCTTATGAGAGACCTTCTCTTAATTTCTATAGCAATCATCGAATTATTCCCATAGAAATGGAAGCATTACCTTACCTTTGGTCTAATGCTGAATCTATCTATCTTCTCATCGACTCAGAAACCAAAGAACAATTATCTCTAACTGATGCTAAGTTAATTGCTCAAGTAGATGATTGGCTGTTGATTAGGAAAAATAATTAA